GAGGATGGTCTGAAAGGCCTCACGCGCACTCTGCAGTCGCTCGTCCTCCAATGCCTGCATACCTTCCTGGAACAGGGCCTCGACATCCGTCTCCTGCGCCGCCCCCGGCGGCATGAAACCCAGCTGGCCTGCCAGCAGCAGTAATCCTGCCCGCACAGCGGTGCAGCCGCGCATCCCCATATCGCCTCCCCAATGCTTGTTCCGCTGGAGCCGCAGCCGGACGGCTGCGCAAAAGTCCGCCGATGTTACTGGAAAAATGCCCGCCCATACAATCCGGGCCGCCGGATGGCATTGGCGTACATGCTGTTGAACTGATAGGCTTGTATCTTGTTTTGCCCAGCAATTACAGACAGATATCCCATGCCGCGCCATATCCTTCCGAGTCTTCTGCTGCTGTTGTGCCTGCCGGCTGCAGCATCCGGCACGGGGCTGTTCGGCTACCGGGAAGTGCCGCAGGCGGACGTCAGCCAGTTCGGACAGTGGGTCAGTGTGATGGAGCGGCATCTGCTGCAGGACCGGCCCGAGACGGAGGATTGCGGCAGTCCCGCGTTCAACGCCTGTCACCTGCATGAATGGCGGGAATTCCTGGCATCGCTGCGCGACCTGCCGCGCGCCGAACAGATCAGCGCCGTCAACCGCTATGCCAACCGCAAGGACTATGTACTCGACATCGACAACTACGGGGTGGAGGACTACTGGGCGATCGCGCGCGAGTTTCTGGCCAATCACGGCGACTGCGAGGACTACGCCCTGACCAAACTGTTCTCGCTCAAATGGCTGGGCTGGCCGGTGGAACGGATGCGCCTGGTGATCCTGCAGGACACCAATCTGCGTGTCCCCCATGCCGTACTGGCGGTGTATCAGGACGAGCGCATTCTCATTCTCGACAATCAGATCGACCAGGTGGTGGACCATCGCAGCATCGTGCACTACGTGCCGGTCTACTCCATCAACGAAACCGGCTGGTGGCTGTACTCGCCCGCCGGCTGACATGGGGACGAACACTTGTTCAAGGCATTGAAACACCCGCTCTGGCTGGGGCTGGGCGTCCTGACCCTGATCATAGCCATCGGTCTGGTGCTGATCTTCCAGTATCTCGCGCTCGAGCAGCAGCGGGATCTGCGCCAGTGGCAGCTGCGCCTGGGCGTGGTGGCCGAAACCCGCGCCGAGACCGTCGACGGCTGGCTGGGTGAGCGTTTCGCCGATCTGGAGGAACTGGCCGGCAACGCCTCGCTGCAGATGTATCTGACCCAGGTCGGCACGGCCGAGGGCGAGACCGAGGCACGGCAGGCCACGCTGGGTTATCTGCGCAATCTGATCCTGGCCGCGGCCCAGCGCAGCGGCTTCCAGGGCAAATCCCCGGGGGGCAACATCCCCGCCAACCTGCCGCGCAGCGGGCACGCCGGCCTGGCGCTGTACGATCGCAGCGGACAGACACTGGTGAGCACCCCGCACATGCCCGCCGCCGATGACCGGACCCGGGAACAGATCGAGGCGGTGCTTGCCAGCGGTGAACGCCGGCTGCAGGACATCTTCCTGGGGGCGGACCGGCATGCCCTGGTCGGCTTCGCCGTGCCGGTGTTCGCCGTCCAGGGCATGGAAGCGGCCCGCCAGCCACACCCGGTCGGCGTGCTATATGGCGTGCGCGACGCCGAAGCCGAACTCTTCCCCCTGCTGGCGTCACGGGAACCGCAGGCGCAGGGCGAGACCCTGCTGGTCGCCGAGCAGGACGGCCTGGCCGTCTATCTCTCGCCCCTGCGTGACGACACCCCGCCCACCCAGCGCCGCCTGACCCTGCAGATCCAGCAGCTCGCCGCGACCGAGGCGCTGCACGCGCCCGGCGAATTCCGCCGGGTGCCGGACTATCGCGGCGAGGAGGTACTCATGACCAGCCGCGCCCTGGAGCACGCGCCCTGGGTCATGCTGCACAAGGTCGACGCCGACACCGCCCTGAGCGAGTCACGCGAACATCGCCGCTTCCTGCTGAGCGTATTTCTGCTGACCCTGTTCCTGGTCAGCGCCGCCCTGGTGGCGGCCTGGCGGCACGGCACCAGCCTGCGCGCCCAGCGCATGGCCGCCGAGCTGGCCGCACGGCGGCGGGAGCTGGAGGAACAGGGCCGGCTGCTGCATGCGGTGACCGACAATGTCACCGATTTCCTGTTCCTGCTCGATCCGGAACTGAAATTCCTGTTCGCCAACCGGCCGCTGGCCAATACCATGGCGATCCCGGTCGAGGACATCCCGGGCAAAAGCCTGGCCAGCGTGCTGGGTACCGACATGGCCGGGGCCCTGAGTGGATTTCTGCAGTCACGCACCGACAACCCGGCCAGCCGCCTGCTGGACCTGCAGATCGCCGGGCACCAGCGCCGATTCGAATGCCGGGTGCTGGAGTTGCCGGAGCGGGCCGGACTGGAACGCACCACGCTGGTGGTCCTGCATGACGTCACTGCCCTGCACCGGGCCCAGCAACAGCGGGCACAGACCCTGCAGCAGACCATCCAGGCGTTGATGCGCGCGGTGGATACCCACGATCCCCACTCCGCCGATCACTCCGCCCGCACCGCGGCGGTGACAGCTGCCGTCGCCCGGGCGATGCAACTGCCCGAGGAGGAGCGGCGGGCCCTGGACATGGCAGCGAATCTCGCCAACGTGGGCAAGATCTTCCTGCCCAGGGAAATCCTGACCAAGACCGGCCCCCTGAGCGAGGCGGAACAGGCACAGCTCAGGCAGCACGTGCAGTATTCACTGGATATCCTGTCGAACCTGGAATTCGACGGCCCGGTGCTGGAGATCATCGCCCAGAAACAGGAGCACCTGGACGGCTCAGGCTATCCCAACGGGTTGCAGGGGGAGCAGATCCGCCTCAGCGCCCGCATCCTGGCCGTGGCCAACGCCTTTGTCGCCCTGGTCAGTCCCCGCGCCTGGCGCGAACGGCTGACACCGGAAGCCGCGCTGGACCAGTTATTGAAAGGCGCCGGCAGCAGCTACGACCGCCAGGTGATCGCGGCCCTGTTTCACGTGGTGGAAAACGACGAGGCCCTGGAGGCAGCGCCAGGGGAGTGAGCCGCTCAGGAGGTCCCCTTGCGGGTCCGCCGGCGCTGGCGCAGTCGCCAGATGGTAATCACCGGCCCGGACAGCACATAGAGCATGAAGCCCGTAAACAGGAAGGTGGGCGGATCGATGGAGACGAACACGAACAGCAGTACCACGATCAGCAGCACCACGAACGGAACCCGGTTCTTGAAGTCGACTTCCTTGAAGCTGTAATAACGCAGATTGCTGACCATGAGCAGCCCGGCTGCGGCGGTGATCAGCAGGGCCAGGGGCCAGATGTCGGCGCCCTCGATGCCGGCATCCGCTCCCAGCCAGACCATGCCGGCCACCAGGGCGGCCGCCGAGGGGCTGGGCAGGCCCTGGAAATAGCGCTTGTCCGCCACTTCCACCTGGGAGTTGAAACGCGCCAGCCGCAGTGCGGCCGCGGCGGTGTAGATGAAGGCCCCCAGCCAGCCGAGTTTGGCCCAGACCCAGCCATGTTCCAGCATGCCGTGCAGCGACCACTCGTACATCACCAGCGCCGGCGCCAAGCCGAAGCTGACCATGTCCGAGAGGCTGTCGTACTGGACGCCGAAGTCACTCTGGGTGTTGGTCAGACGCGCCACCCGGCCGTCGACGCCGTCCATCAGCATGGCCACGAAGATGGCGATGGCAGCGGCCTCGAAGCGGTCCGTGGTGGCGGAGACGATCGCATAGAAGCCGGCGAACAAGGCCGCCGTGGTAAACAGGTTGGGCAGCAGGTAGATACCCCGCGGGCGGCGGTTGGATGGAGTCGAATGCGAGTGCTGATCGTTCATCATGCCACGCTGTCCGTTCAGGAGATCGCCCGGTCGGTCTTGTGCACCAGCACCCCCAGCAGGTCGGCGCCGGCATGGATATGGCTGCCCGGCCTGATCTCGATGCGACTGTTGGCCGGCAGGTAGACCTCCAGCCGCGAGCCGAAATTGATGAAGCCGCAGCGCTGGCCCTGGCCGACCCGCTCGCCGCATTGCACGAAGCAGCGTGGCGGATTACCCAGCCGGCCGCGCCCCATCACGATAACGATATCGTCGCCCTCGTCGGTCTTGATCCAGACACCGTGCGCGGCAGACTCGTCCTCACCCTCGCCCGCGGCCTGCAGCATGTCCATGACCTTGCCCTCGACCGGGCTGCGGGTGGTGTAGACGTCACCGCCGCGCATGGCCAGCACGATCCGAACGGCATCGCGCTGTAGAAAGGGATCATGAACGGTATCGACACTCTCCACAAGCCCATCGGCGGGACTGACCACGCCCAGCGGGGTGGACGGGATCTGGCGGTAGGGGTCGCGGAACAGCCAGGCGATGAGCGTGGCCAGCACCAGCAGCGGCAGCGCCCACAGCAGGGCGAGGAAATACCAGATCAGGCCGGCCACGACGAGCGTGACTGCGATGGGCAGCCAGGCCTGGCGGGCAACAAGGGGATAACGGGAACGGGCCATGCTTGCGAATGTAAAAAGCGCCCCGTGGGGCGCTTGTGATTGTCTCAGTTCTTGGCCTTGTCGACCAGCTTGTTGGCGGCGATCCAGGGCATCATGCCGCGCAGCCGCCCGCCGACCTGCTCGATTTCATGAGCCGCGTTCAGCCGGCGCATGGCGGTCATCTGCGGATAGTTGCTCATGCCCTCCAGGATGAAACGCTTGGCGTACTCGCCGTTCTGGATGTTGTGCAGCGCCTCGCGCATGGCCTTGCGGCTTTCCTCGTTGATCACCTTCGGTCCGGTGACGTACTCACCGTACTCGGCGTTGTTGGAGATCGAGTAATTCATGTTGGCGATGCCGCCTTCGAACATCAGGTCCACGATCAGCTTGAGTTCGTGCAGACACTCGAAGTAGGCCATCTCGGGGGCGTAACCCGCCTCGACCAGGGTTTCGAAGCCGGCCTTGACCAGTTCCACCGCACCGCCGCACAGCACCGCCTGTTCGCCGAACAGATCGGTCTCGGTCTCGTCCTTGAAGCTGGTTTCGATGATGCCGGTACGCCCGCCGCCGACAGCGGAGGCATAGGACAGCGCCAGGTCCCGGGCCTTGCCGGAGGCGTCCTGGTGAATGGCCACCAGGTCCGGCACGCCGCCGCCGCGCACGAACTCGCTGCGCACGGTATGCCCCGGGGCCTTGGGCGCGATCATGATCACGTCCAGGTCCGCCCGCGGCACGATCTGGTTGTAGTGGATGGCAAAGCCGTGGGCGAAGGCCAGGGTGGCGTCCTGCTTGATGTTGGGCTCGATCTGGTCGCTGTACAGGCGCGCCTGGTACTCGTCGGGAGCGAGCACCATCACCACGTCGGCCCCCTTGACCGCCTCCTCGATTGGCTTGACGGTCAGGCCCTCGTTCTCGGCCTTGGCCGCCGAAGCCGACCCCGGACGCAGGCCGACGGTCACATCGACGCCGGAGTCCTTGAGGTTCAGCGCGTGGGCGTGGCCCTGCGAACCGTAGCCGATGATGGTCACCTTGCTCGCCTTGATCAGGGACAGGTCGCAGTCCTTGTCGTAATAGATGTTCAATGCCATGTCTGGATCACTCCACTACCGATTTTTGATGAAAACCTTAAAAACCTTTCTGAACCGCCAAGGCGCCAAGAACGCCAGAGAAATACATTCATGAAATATACCCTTTGGCGCTCTTGGCGCCTTGGCGGTTCAATGCATATCTTGGCGTCTTGGCGGTTTTCAGCTCTATTTAAATAGTCAGCGCCTTCTCGCCGCGGGCGATGCCGGACACGCCCGAGCGCACCACCTCGATGATCTTGCCGGTATCCACCGCCTGCAGGAAGGCGTCGAGCTTGGCCGAATCCCCGGTCAGTTCGATGACATAGGTGGACTCGGTCACGTCGATGATGCGGCCGCGGAAGATGTCGGCCAGGCGCTTGAACTCCTCACGCTGTCCGGCCTCGGCCCGCACCTTGGCCATCATCATCTCGCGCTCGATGTGCGGACCGTCGGTCATGTCCATCAGCCGCACCACATCGACCAGCTTGTTCAGCTGCTTGGTGATCTGTTCGATGATCTCCTCGGTGCCCGTGGTCACGATGGTCATGCGCGACAGCGAGGGATCCTCGGTCGGCGCCACGGTCAGCGATTCGATGTTGTAGGCACGCGCGGAGAACAGCCCCGCCACCCGTGACAGGGCACCGGCCTCGTTCTCCATCAGAATCGATATGATATGTCGCATGATCGATCAACCCTTAATGCAGCGGCGCAAAGACACAGAGGCCGCAAAGCGCAACGTTGCCCCTTGCGCAGGCATCTGACAGATTTTCCGTCATCCCGGCGCAGGCCGGGATCCAGAAACCGCTGCGATCTGTGGATTCCGACCTGCGCCGGAATGACGGATGAAATAAAAGGGTATCATTCATCAATATTCATCCTTCGCGCCCTTTGCGCCTCCGCGTTGAGGTTTCAACCGGCTAAATCAAAATCATCTCGTTCTGGCCCGCCCCGGCCGGGATCATCGGGTAGACGTTCTCGTTCTGGTCGGTGATGAAGTCCAGGAACACCAGCCGGTCCTTGAGCTGCATCGCCTCCTTCAGAGCGCCCTCCACGTCCTGCGGCTTGTCGATCTGCATACCGACATGGCCATAGCTCTCGGCCAGCTTTACGAAATCCGGCAGGGATTCCATGTAGGACATGGCGTAGCGCTTCTGATAGAAGAACTCCTGCCACTGGCGCACCATGCCCAGATAGCGGTTGTTCAGATTGATGATCTTGACCGGCAGCCCGTACTGCAGACAGGTGGACAGTTCCTGAATGCACATCTGGATGCTGCCCTCGCCGGTGATGCAGCACACGGTCTCGTCCGGGTAGGCCAGCTGCACGCCCATGGCGGCCGGGAAACCGAAGCCCATGGTGCCGAGCCCGCCGGAGTTGATCCAGCGCCGCGGCTGGTCGAACTTGTAGAACTGAGCGGCCCACATCTGGTGCTGGCCCACGTCGGAGGTGACGAAGGCATCGCCATTGGTGACCTTGTACAGCGTCTCCAGTACGTACTGCGGCTTGACCAGTTCACTGTCGCGGTCGTACTTCAGACAGTCCAGGCCGCGCCATTCCTCGATCTGTTCCCACCACGCGGCCAGCGCCTCGGGGTCGGGGCGTTCCTTGCCGGCCTTGATCAGCTTGATCAACTGTTCCAGCACGTTGCCCACCGAGCCGACGATGGGCACGTCGACCTTGACGTTCTTGGAAATGCTGGCCGGATCGACATCGATGTGAATGATCTTCGCCGAGGGGCAGAATTTCTCGATGTTGCCCGTCACCCGGTCGTCAAAGCGCGCACCCACGGCAACGAGCACGTCGCAGTTGTGCATGGCCATATTGGCCTCGTAGGTGCCGTGCATGCCGAGCATGCCCACGAACTGGCGGTCGGTGGCCGGATAGGCGCCCAGGCCCATCAGGGTGTTGGTGATGGGGAACCCGAGCATCCGGGTCAGCTCGATAAGCTGCTCGGAGGCATTGTCCAGGATCACGCCGCCGCCGGTATAGAGCATGGGCCGGCGGGCCTGCAGCAACAGGTCCACGGCCCGCTTGATCTGACCGGCATGGCCCTTGACGGTCGGATTGTAGGAGCGCATCCGGACCTTCCTGGGGTAGCTGTATTCGCAGCGCGCCGCACTCACGTCCTTGGGAATGTCCACCACCACCGGGCCGGGCCGGCCGGTGGTGGCGACATAGAAGGCCTTCTTGATGGTCACGGCCAGATCGCGCACGTCCTTGACCAGGAAATTGTGCTTCACGCAGGGCCGGGTGATACCGATGTTGTCGACCTCCTGGAAGGCGTCGTTGCCGATCAGACTGGTCGGCACCTGACCGGTGAACACCACCAGGGGGATGGAATCCATGTAGGCGGTGGCGATGCCGGTAACGGCATTGGTCGCGCCGGGACCGGAGGTGACCAGCACGCACCCCGGCTTGCCGGTGGCCCGGGCATAGCCGTCGGCGGCATGGGTGGCCGCCTGCTCGTGCCGCACCAGGATGTGCTGGACCTTGTCCTGCTGGTACAGGGCGTCATAGATGTGCAGCACGGCACCGCCCGGATACCCGAACAGAAGCTCCACACCCTCATCCTGCAGGCAGCGAACGAAGATCTCGGCGCCGGTCAGTTCCACGAAATGTCTCCTGCGATTGCCCTGCCCGTGCACTGGCGCCACATGGCCAGTGCCGTTGAATGACCGCCACCAAACCAACGAACCCCTGGGCCGGACCAACGCGGGCGCGCGGCCTGCCCAGAGGTTCCCATGCCCCTGCGGGGCCGGTGGAGACGGAAAGGGTTAGAAACTACTTATATTATGCAGACAGGTCAAGTCGAACGCCCCGAATGTGACCACCGCCACGCCGGCGGGCTTGTTCCCGCCGGCCAAACCCCCTACCGTAGACCTGACAGAATAAAGGGGATTGAATATGAAATCGCTTCTGCGTGCCCTGCTCCCGCTGACCCTGCTGTTCAGCACCGGCCTGCCTGCGGCCATGTACAAGTGGGTGGACGAAAACGGCCAGACCCATTATTCCCAGTACCCGCCGCCGGACCGCGAATACGAGGCGCTGACCCCGCCCCCGCCGCCCGCCAGTGATGCCGGCCAGGCCCAGCAGGAACTCGAACAGTTGCTCCAGCGTCAGGACGAGCAGCGCCAGGCCCGGGAGCAGGCCGAGCAGGAAGCCGCCGCCGCCGAACAACAGGCCGAGCAGCGCCAGAAGGCCTGCGCGGCCGCCCGCCACAACCTGCGGATCCTGACCACCACTGGCCGCGCACGCATCACCGGCCCCGACGGCGTGGCCCGTTACCTGCCCGAGGAGGAACGCCAGGCGAAGATCGCCGAGGCGCAGCAGCAGATCGAGGAATACTGTGACTGAATGGGGAATGTAACCGATGGACCCTCATTTCACCCCAGACGTCATCCCGGCGCAGGCCGGGATCCAGTGGCCGCAGCGGTATCTGGATCCCCGCCTGGGCGGGGATGACGGCTGAAACGGAATGCCCTTACCTCCTCACTCCTGACTCCTCACTCCTCACGCTTCACGCCCCCCGCCCCAGCCGTTACAATCCGGCCTTTCTCCACCAGCCCGGACACCGACATGCGCACCTCCCGCTTTCCGCTTTCCACCCTGAAGGAAGTCCCCGCCGATGCCGAGATCGTCAGCCATCAGCTGATGCTGCGCGCCGGCATGATCCGCAAGCTCGCCGCCGGGGTCTACAACTGGCTGCCGCTGGGGTTGCGGGTGCTGCGCAAGGCGGAAGGCGTCGTGCGCGAGGAGATGGATCGCGCGGGCGCGCTGGAACTGCTGATGCCGGCGGTGCAGCCGGCCGAGTTGTGGCAGGAGTCCGGGCGCTGGGACCAGTACGGCCCGGAACTGCTGCGCCTGCATGACCGCCATCAGCGCGAGTTCTGCTTCGGTCCCACCCATGAGGAGGTCATCACCGACATCGCCCGGCGCGAACTGCGCAGCTACAAGCAGCTGCCGGTGAACTTCTACCAGATCCAGACCAAGTTCCGCGACGAGATCCGCCCGCGCTTCGGCGTGATGCGGGCACGCGAGTTCCTGATGAAGGACGCCTATTCCTTTCACCTGGACGCGGCCTCGCTCGCCGAGACCTACCAGGTCATGTTCGAGACCTACTCACGCATCTTCCAGCGCCTGGGCCTGGACTTCCGCCCGGTGCAGGCCGATACCGGCTCGATCGGCGGCGCGGTATCGCATGAGTTCCACGTCCTGGCCGAATCAGGCGAGGATGCCATTGCCTTCTCCGACACCAGCGACTACGCCGCCAACGTGGAACTGGCCGAAGCGCTGCCGCCGGCCGGCGGCCGCCCGGCGCCGACGCAGGCGATGCAGACGGTCGACACGCCGGGCCAGCACACCATCGAGGACGTCAGCCGGTTCCTGGGGGTGGAGCCGGCCCGGACGGTCAAGACGCTGCTGGTCCAGGGCGAGGCGGACGAGGTCATCGCCCTGGTCCTGCGCGGCGACCACGAACTCAACACCATCAAGGCGGAGAAGCTGCCCGGCATCGCCGCGCCCCTGACCTTCGCCTCCGATGAGGCGATCCGGGCCGCCACCGGCGCCGGTGCCGGCTCCATCGGCCCGGTCGGCCTGACAATCAGGACCCTCGTCGATCATGCCGCCGCGCAGCTGGCCGACTTCGTCTGCGGCGCCAATGCGGACGACCAGCACCTCACCGGGGTGAACTGGGGCCGCGACCTGCCGGAACCCGAGACCGCCGACCTGCGCAACGTGGTCGCCGGCGATCCCAGCCCGGACGGCAAGGGCACGCTTGCCATCGTCCGCGGCATCGAGGTCGGCCACATCTTCCAGCTCGGCACCAAGTACAGCCAGGCGCTGAACGCCACCGTGCTGGACGAGGCCGGCAAGGAAACCGTCATGCTGATGGGCTGCTACGGCATCGGCGTCTCGCGCGTGGTCGCCGCCGCCATCGAGCAGAACCACGACGAGGCCGGCATCCTCTGGCCCGAACCCATCGCCCCCTTCCGGGTGGCCCTGTGCCCGATGAACATGAAGAAGTCGGAGGCGGTGCGCGAAGCCGCCGAGAAGCTGTATCTGGACATGTGCAACGCCGGCATCGACGTACTGTTCGACGACCGCGACATCCGCGCCGGGGTGATGTTCGCCGACATGGAACTGATCGGCATCCCGCACCGCATCATCGTCGGCGACCGCAACCTGGAGAACGGGATGGTCGAGTACAAGGCGGGACGAAGCAGGGACGCGGAACTGATCCCGGTGGACGAGGTGGTGGAGCGGTTTGCCTGAGTGCTGTCAACGCAGAGGCGCAGAGACGCAGAGAACGCAGAGCACTTCAATATTCAGATATTGAATGCTGTCTTTGCGACCTTCGCGTCTCTGCGCCTCTGCGTTAATCCTTGAAACTATCCGACAGAACCACTACCCGGCCGCTTCGCCGCCCGCGGCCGCCGGCGGCTTGCGCAGGCGGATGCCGAGTTCCTTCAGTTGGCGCTCGCCGGCCTCGCCCGGGGCCTGGGTCAGCGGGCAGCTGGCGGTCTGGGTCTTGGGGAAGGCCATGACATCGCGGATCGAGGGCGAACCGGTCATCAGCATCACCAGCCGGTCCAGGCCGAAGGCGAGCCCCCCGTGCGGCGGGCAGCCGTACTTGAGCGCGTCCAGCAGGAAGCCGAACTTCTCGCGCGCCTCCTCCTCACCGATGCCGAGGATGCGCAGCACCTCGGCCTGGACCTGCGGACGGTAGATACGCATGGAGCCGCCGCCCAGTTCGGTACCGTTGAGCACCATGTCGTAGGCGCGCGAGTGGCAGCTGCCGGGGTCGGACTCCAGCAGTTCCAGATGCGCTTCCTTGGGCGAGGTGAAGGGGTGGTGCAGGGAGAACCAGCGGCCCTCCTTCTCGTCCCACTCGAACATGGGGAAGTCCACCACCCACAGCGGTCGCCAGCCGTGCTCGACCAGGCCGCGGTCATGGCCGAGCTTCACCCGCAGCGCGCCCAGGGCTTCGTTGACAACGGTGGCTTTGTCGGCACCGAAGAAGATGAGATCCCCGTTTTCGGCATTGGTGCGCTCGAGGATGCCCTGCACGGCACTGTCGGGCAGGAATTTGAGAATCGGGGACTGCAGACCCTCGCGGCCCTGGGCGACATCATTGACCTTGATATAGGCCAGACCCTTCGCCCCGTAGCGGCCGACGAATTTCGTATAGTCGTCGATCTCCTTGCGGGTCAGTTCACCGCCCTGCGGCAGGCGCAACGCAGCCACCCGCCCCATGGGATCACTCGCCGGACCGGCAAAGACCTTGAATTCCACCTCACTCATGAGATCGGCCACGTCGACCAGCTCCAGCCCGATGCGCAGGTCCGGTTTGTCCGAACCGAAACGCTGCATGGCCTCGGCATAGGTCATGCGCGGGAAGGGATCGGGCAGCGCGACCTCCAGCACCTGGGCGAACAGCTGGCGGATCATCGCCTCCATCAGGCCCATGATGTCGTCCTCGTCGAGGAACGAGGTCTCGATATCGAGCTGGGTGAACTCGGGCTGACGGTCGGCCCGCAGGTCCTCGTCACGGAAGCAGCGCACGATCTGGTAGTAGCGGTCGATGCCGCTCATCATCAGCAGCTGCTTGAACAGCTGCGGCGATTGCGGCAGGGCGAAGAAGTGGCCGGGATGGGTGCGGCTGGGCACCAGGTAGTCGCGCGCCCCCTCGGGCGTGGTCTTGGTCAGCATGGGCGTTTCCACGTCCAGGAAACCGTGCTCGTCGAGGAAGTAGCGCAGCCGCCGGGTGATCTCGCTGCGCAGACGCAGGCGCTCGAACATCTCCGGCCGGCGCAGATCGATATAACGATA
This sequence is a window from Thiohalobacter thiocyanaticus. Protein-coding genes within it:
- a CDS encoding transglutaminase-like cysteine peptidase, which codes for MPRHILPSLLLLLCLPAAASGTGLFGYREVPQADVSQFGQWVSVMERHLLQDRPETEDCGSPAFNACHLHEWREFLASLRDLPRAEQISAVNRYANRKDYVLDIDNYGVEDYWAIAREFLANHGDCEDYALTKLFSLKWLGWPVERMRLVILQDTNLRVPHAVLAVYQDERILILDNQIDQVVDHRSIVHYVPVYSINETGWWLYSPAG
- a CDS encoding HD domain-containing phosphohydrolase, with the protein product MFKALKHPLWLGLGVLTLIIAIGLVLIFQYLALEQQRDLRQWQLRLGVVAETRAETVDGWLGERFADLEELAGNASLQMYLTQVGTAEGETEARQATLGYLRNLILAAAQRSGFQGKSPGGNIPANLPRSGHAGLALYDRSGQTLVSTPHMPAADDRTREQIEAVLASGERRLQDIFLGADRHALVGFAVPVFAVQGMEAARQPHPVGVLYGVRDAEAELFPLLASREPQAQGETLLVAEQDGLAVYLSPLRDDTPPTQRRLTLQIQQLAATEALHAPGEFRRVPDYRGEEVLMTSRALEHAPWVMLHKVDADTALSESREHRRFLLSVFLLTLFLVSAALVAAWRHGTSLRAQRMAAELAARRRELEEQGRLLHAVTDNVTDFLFLLDPELKFLFANRPLANTMAIPVEDIPGKSLASVLGTDMAGALSGFLQSRTDNPASRLLDLQIAGHQRRFECRVLELPERAGLERTTLVVLHDVTALHRAQQQRAQTLQQTIQALMRAVDTHDPHSADHSARTAAVTAAVARAMQLPEEERRALDMAANLANVGKIFLPREILTKTGPLSEAEQAQLRQHVQYSLDILSNLEFDGPVLEIIAQKQEHLDGSGYPNGLQGEQIRLSARILAVANAFVALVSPRAWRERLTPEAALDQLLKGAGSSYDRQVIAALFHVVENDEALEAAPGE
- the pssA gene encoding CDP-diacylglycerol--serine O-phosphatidyltransferase, with translation MMNDQHSHSTPSNRRPRGIYLLPNLFTTAALFAGFYAIVSATTDRFEAAAIAIFVAMLMDGVDGRVARLTNTQSDFGVQYDSLSDMVSFGLAPALVMYEWSLHGMLEHGWVWAKLGWLGAFIYTAAAALRLARFNSQVEVADKRYFQGLPSPSAAALVAGMVWLGADAGIEGADIWPLALLITAAAGLLMVSNLRYYSFKEVDFKNRVPFVVLLIVVLLFVFVSIDPPTFLFTGFMLYVLSGPVITIWRLRQRRRTRKGTS
- a CDS encoding phosphatidylserine decarboxylase — encoded protein: MARSRYPLVARQAWLPIAVTLVVAGLIWYFLALLWALPLLVLATLIAWLFRDPYRQIPSTPLGVVSPADGLVESVDTVHDPFLQRDAVRIVLAMRGGDVYTTRSPVEGKVMDMLQAAGEGEDESAAHGVWIKTDEGDDIVIVMGRGRLGNPPRCFVQCGERVGQGQRCGFINFGSRLEVYLPANSRIEIRPGSHIHAGADLLGVLVHKTDRAIS
- the ilvC gene encoding ketol-acid reductoisomerase; translated protein: MNIYYDKDCDLSLIKASKVTIIGYGSQGHAHALNLKDSGVDVTVGLRPGSASAAKAENEGLTVKPIEEAVKGADVVMVLAPDEYQARLYSDQIEPNIKQDATLAFAHGFAIHYNQIVPRADLDVIMIAPKAPGHTVRSEFVRGGGVPDLVAIHQDASGKARDLALSYASAVGGGRTGIIETSFKDETETDLFGEQAVLCGGAVELVKAGFETLVEAGYAPEMAYFECLHELKLIVDLMFEGGIANMNYSISNNAEYGEYVTGPKVINEESRKAMREALHNIQNGEYAKRFILEGMSNYPQMTAMRRLNAAHEIEQVGGRLRGMMPWIAANKLVDKAKN
- the ilvN gene encoding acetolactate synthase small subunit; the protein is MRHIISILMENEAGALSRVAGLFSARAYNIESLTVAPTEDPSLSRMTIVTTGTEEIIEQITKQLNKLVDVVRLMDMTDGPHIEREMMMAKVRAEAGQREEFKRLADIFRGRIIDVTESTYVIELTGDSAKLDAFLQAVDTGKIIEVVRSGVSGIARGEKALTI
- a CDS encoding acetolactate synthase 3 catalytic subunit; protein product: MELTGAEIFVRCLQDEGVELLFGYPGGAVLHIYDALYQQDKVQHILVRHEQAATHAADGYARATGKPGCVLVTSGPGATNAVTGIATAYMDSIPLVVFTGQVPTSLIGNDAFQEVDNIGITRPCVKHNFLVKDVRDLAVTIKKAFYVATTGRPGPVVVDIPKDVSAARCEYSYPRKVRMRSYNPTVKGHAGQIKRAVDLLLQARRPMLYTGGGVILDNASEQLIELTRMLGFPITNTLMGLGAYPATDRQFVGMLGMHGTYEANMAMHNCDVLVAVGARFDDRVTGNIEKFCPSAKIIHIDVDPASISKNVKVDVPIVGSVGNVLEQLIKLIKAGKERPDPEALAAWWEQIEEWRGLDCLKYDRDSELVKPQYVLETLYKVTNGDAFVTSDVGQHQMWAAQFYKFDQPRRWINSGGLGTMGFGFPAAMGVQLAYPDETVCCITGEGSIQMCIQELSTCLQYGLPVKIINLNNRYLGMVRQWQEFFYQKRYAMSYMESLPDFVKLAESYGHVGMQIDKPQDVEGALKEAMQLKDRLVFLDFITDQNENVYPMIPAGAGQNEMILI
- a CDS encoding DUF4124 domain-containing protein; translation: MKSLLRALLPLTLLFSTGLPAAMYKWVDENGQTHYSQYPPPDREYEALTPPPPPASDAGQAQQELEQLLQRQDEQRQAREQAEQEAAAAEQQAEQRQKACAAARHNLRILTTTGRARITGPDGVARYLPEEERQAKIAEAQQQIEEYCD